One region of Oxalobacteraceae bacterium OTU3CAMAD1 genomic DNA includes:
- a CDS encoding branched-chain amino acid ABC transporter permease has protein sequence MTLNLLLTQLLNGLQFGVLLFLLAAGLTLVFGIMSFVNLAHGSLYMLGAYFAATAYQHTGSFGLAVLAAVAGCVVLGFALERVAISRLYGRDHLDHVLATFGLVLFFNEITRIIWGPQPYFLPLPAFLESTVDLLGITYPSYRFAIIVVGLAVAVGAHLLMHKTRLGMLIRAGAVNPAMVSALGVDIKLLNAVLFSLGAALAGLAGVMAGPINSIQTGMGEPVLITALVVIVIGGIGSVSGAFYAALIVGIADTLGRAFLPTLLRELASRDTANAAGPALASMLVYLLMALVLALRPQGLFPAGRT, from the coding sequence ATGACCCTTAACCTCCTGCTCACACAACTGCTCAACGGTCTGCAGTTCGGCGTGCTGCTGTTCCTGCTGGCGGCCGGGCTGACGCTGGTGTTCGGCATCATGAGCTTCGTCAACCTGGCGCATGGCTCGCTGTACATGCTGGGCGCCTACTTCGCCGCTACGGCCTACCAGCACACCGGCTCCTTCGGACTGGCGGTGTTGGCCGCCGTCGCCGGCTGCGTGGTGCTCGGCTTCGCGCTGGAACGGGTGGCGATCTCGCGGCTGTACGGGCGCGATCACCTCGACCATGTGCTGGCGACCTTCGGCCTGGTGCTGTTCTTTAACGAGATCACGCGCATTATCTGGGGTCCGCAGCCGTACTTCCTGCCGCTGCCCGCTTTCCTGGAAAGCACGGTCGACCTGCTCGGCATCACCTATCCGAGCTACCGCTTCGCCATCATCGTGGTCGGCCTGGCGGTGGCTGTCGGCGCGCATCTGCTGATGCACAAGACGCGCCTGGGAATGCTGATACGCGCGGGCGCCGTCAATCCGGCGATGGTGTCGGCGCTGGGCGTGGACATCAAGCTGCTCAACGCGGTGCTGTTCTCGCTGGGCGCCGCGCTGGCGGGACTGGCCGGCGTGATGGCCGGTCCGATCAACTCGATCCAGACCGGCATGGGCGAGCCGGTGCTGATCACCGCGCTGGTGGTGATCGTCATCGGCGGCATCGGCTCGGTCAGCGGCGCCTTCTACGCGGCGCTCATCGTCGGCATCGCCGACACGCTGGGCCGCGCCTTCCTGCCAACGCTGCTGCGTGAACTGGCCAGCCGCGACACCGCCAACGCCGCCGGACCGGCGCTGGCGTCGATGCTGGTGTATCTGCTCATGGCGCTGGTGCTGGCGCTACGCCCGCAAGGCCTGTTTCCCGCCGGGAGGACGTGA
- a CDS encoding ABC transporter ATP-binding protein → MTTLLEVRDVHASYGHAQALFGVSFDVRAGEVVTLLGRNGMGRSTTIKCLFGMLQPKSGAIAFDGRPLAGMASHHIARLGLGLVPEGRQVFPNLSVEENLVATARAPRHRQPQLQPWTLDRVYRFFPRLKERRGNHGWQLSGGEQQMLAIGRALMTNPLLLVLDEATEGLAPIIRAEIWAALAALKAEGLSQIVIDKNVGALLKFADRHFVLEKGKVVWQGSSDALRADPAIVQQYMGVS, encoded by the coding sequence ATGACGACATTATTGGAGGTACGCGACGTGCACGCCTCGTACGGCCACGCGCAGGCGCTGTTCGGCGTCAGTTTCGACGTGCGCGCCGGCGAGGTGGTGACCCTGCTGGGACGTAACGGCATGGGACGATCCACCACCATCAAGTGCCTGTTCGGGATGTTGCAGCCGAAATCCGGCGCCATCGCATTCGACGGACGGCCGCTGGCCGGCATGGCCTCGCACCACATCGCGCGGCTTGGATTGGGACTGGTGCCGGAAGGGCGGCAGGTGTTCCCCAATCTGTCGGTGGAGGAGAACCTGGTGGCGACGGCGCGCGCGCCTCGCCACCGGCAGCCGCAGTTGCAGCCCTGGACGCTGGATCGCGTCTACCGCTTCTTCCCGCGCCTGAAGGAGCGACGCGGCAACCATGGCTGGCAGCTGTCCGGCGGCGAGCAGCAGATGCTGGCGATCGGCCGCGCGCTGATGACCAATCCGCTGCTGCTGGTGCTGGACGAGGCCACGGAAGGCCTGGCGCCCATCATCCGCGCCGAGATCTGGGCCGCGCTGGCGGCGTTGAAGGCGGAGGGGCTGTCGCAAATCGTCATCGACAAGAACGTGGGCGCCTTGCTCAAGTTCGCCGACCGGCACTTCGTGCTGGAAAAAGGCAAAGTGGTCTGGCAGGGAAGCTCGGACGCGCTGCGCGCCGACCCCGCCATCGTTCAGCAATATATGGGAGTCTCATGA
- the maiA gene encoding maleylacetoacetate isomerase, with protein sequence MDASSPQLLLHNYFRSSSAYRVRIALGLKGLPFDYVSVHLNRDGGEQFKPAFSGRNPQQLVPVLSDGEFDVSQSLAIIEYLDEAHPATPLMPATAQGRARVRQLSLAMACDIHPLNNLRVLKYLTGPMGLDEGAKNAWISHWHGIGLTALEAELARDAQRGRYCVGDSPTMADCCLVPQLFAARRFGMDMTPFPTLLAIEAACLELPAFELAHPGRQPDSE encoded by the coding sequence ATGGATGCATCCAGTCCGCAGCTTCTGCTGCATAACTATTTCCGCAGTTCGTCGGCTTATCGCGTGCGCATCGCGCTGGGCTTGAAGGGCCTGCCGTTCGATTATGTCTCGGTGCACCTGAACCGTGACGGCGGCGAACAGTTCAAGCCGGCTTTCAGCGGACGCAATCCGCAGCAACTGGTGCCGGTGCTGAGCGACGGCGAATTCGATGTCAGCCAGTCGCTGGCCATCATCGAGTATCTGGACGAGGCCCATCCCGCCACGCCGCTGATGCCGGCGACCGCGCAGGGGCGTGCGCGGGTGCGCCAGCTGTCGCTGGCCATGGCGTGCGATATCCACCCGTTGAACAACTTGCGCGTGCTGAAGTATCTGACCGGTCCTATGGGCCTTGATGAAGGCGCGAAGAATGCGTGGATCAGTCACTGGCACGGCATCGGCCTGACGGCGCTGGAGGCGGAACTGGCGCGCGATGCGCAGCGGGGCCGCTACTGCGTCGGCGATTCGCCGACGATGGCCGATTGCTGCCTGGTTCCGCAGCTGTTCGCGGCGCGCCGCTTTGGCATGGACATGACGCCTTTCCCCACCTTGCTGGCCATCGAGGCGGCCTGTCTGGAATTGCCCGCGTTCGAGCTGGCGCACCCCGGGCGGCAGCCGGACAGCGAGTAA
- a CDS encoding ABC transporter ATP-binding protein, producing the protein MSILRTEALVKRYGGILVTDSVSIDIRPGELHAIIGPNGAGKTTLINQLSGELASNEGKVWYDGEDVTGLPIHARARRGLLRSYQITSIFEDFTVRENAVLAAIGAREHGWRFWQPMMSRGAQVDAADEALRDCGLSARAGVPAADLGYGERRQLELAMALAARPKFLLLDEPMAGMSVQESAAVVSMLAGLKGRYSILLIEHDMDAVFALADRITVLVYGKVLFCGTPDEIRNHPEVRAVYLGEEEGVA; encoded by the coding sequence ATGAGCATCCTGAGAACCGAAGCGCTGGTCAAGCGTTACGGCGGCATCCTCGTCACCGATTCGGTGTCGATCGATATCCGTCCCGGCGAACTGCACGCGATCATCGGCCCCAATGGCGCCGGCAAGACCACGCTGATCAACCAGCTGTCCGGCGAACTGGCCTCCAACGAGGGCAAGGTCTGGTACGACGGCGAGGACGTCACCGGCCTGCCGATCCACGCGCGGGCGCGGCGCGGGCTGCTGCGCTCCTACCAGATCACGTCCATCTTCGAGGACTTCACGGTGCGCGAGAACGCCGTGCTGGCGGCCATCGGCGCGCGCGAACATGGTTGGCGCTTCTGGCAGCCGATGATGTCGCGCGGCGCGCAGGTGGACGCGGCCGACGAGGCGCTGCGCGACTGCGGCCTGTCCGCGCGCGCCGGCGTGCCGGCGGCGGACCTGGGCTACGGCGAACGCCGCCAGCTGGAGCTGGCCATGGCGCTGGCCGCCCGGCCCAAGTTCCTGCTGCTGGATGAACCGATGGCCGGCATGAGCGTGCAGGAGTCGGCCGCCGTGGTGTCCATGCTGGCGGGGCTCAAGGGGCGTTACTCCATCCTGTTGATTGAGCATGACATGGACGCGGTGTTCGCGCTCGCCGATCGCATCACCGTTCTGGTGTACGGCAAGGTGCTGTTCTGCGGCACCCCGGACGAGATACGCAACCATCCCGAGGTACGCGCCGTCTACCTGGGCGAAGAGGAGGGTGTGGCATGA
- a CDS encoding branched-chain amino acid ABC transporter permease: MTFFDILRKPATLVPLLLLLLLALVPLAAGLADQPFYVAFFARIIIYAIAASALNVALGFGGLVSLGHALFLGMGAYSVAIPAYHGIDSGWVHLAVCIASCGLVGLFTGAISLRTTGIGFIMITLAFAQMGYFVFVSLKHYGGDDGTPITATSRFFGQDLGQPLVVYGVAFVLLCLVLWWTARLRVSPFGMVLRGARQNPRRVNAVGFQARRYQLVAYVMSAVLCGIAGMLLANLTAFASPATLSWIISGDLIVMIVLGGLGTVFGPLLGAVAFLGAEELLKMVTEYWPAIFGLAIFMVAMLRTAGLAGLLEKLGGRRPQPVPATAPAAPAAPANHVLGEHA, translated from the coding sequence ATGACATTCTTCGACATCCTGCGCAAGCCGGCCACGCTGGTGCCGCTGTTGCTGCTCCTCCTGCTGGCGCTTGTGCCGCTGGCGGCCGGATTGGCCGACCAGCCGTTCTACGTGGCGTTCTTTGCCCGCATCATCATCTATGCGATCGCCGCCAGCGCGCTCAATGTGGCGCTGGGCTTCGGTGGCCTGGTGAGTTTGGGCCATGCGCTGTTCCTGGGCATGGGCGCCTATAGCGTCGCGATCCCGGCGTACCATGGCATCGACAGTGGCTGGGTGCATCTGGCCGTGTGCATCGCGTCGTGCGGCCTGGTAGGGCTGTTCACCGGCGCCATCAGCCTGCGCACCACCGGCATCGGCTTCATCATGATCACGCTGGCGTTCGCGCAAATGGGCTACTTCGTGTTCGTCAGCCTGAAACACTACGGCGGCGACGACGGCACGCCGATCACCGCCACCAGCCGCTTCTTCGGCCAAGACCTGGGCCAGCCGCTGGTCGTCTACGGCGTGGCGTTCGTGCTGCTTTGCCTGGTGCTGTGGTGGACCGCGCGCTTGCGCGTTTCGCCGTTCGGCATGGTGCTGCGCGGGGCGCGCCAGAATCCGCGCCGCGTCAACGCGGTCGGTTTCCAGGCCAGGCGCTATCAGTTGGTGGCGTACGTGATGTCGGCCGTTTTGTGCGGCATCGCCGGGATGCTGCTGGCTAACCTGACGGCATTCGCCTCGCCCGCCACGCTGAGCTGGATCATCTCCGGCGACTTGATCGTCATGATCGTGCTGGGTGGCTTGGGCACGGTGTTCGGTCCCTTGCTGGGCGCCGTCGCCTTCCTGGGCGCCGAGGAGCTGCTGAAGATGGTCACCGAGTACTGGCCGGCGATCTTCGGCCTGGCGATTTTCATGGTGGCGATGCTGCGCACGGCCGGCCTGGCCGGCCTGCTCGAAAAACTGGGCGGGCGCAGGCCGCAGCCGGTGCCCGCAACCGCGCCCGCGGCACCCGCCGCACCGGCCAACCACGTCCTGGGAGAACACGCATGA